The following proteins are encoded in a genomic region of Brachypodium distachyon strain Bd21 chromosome 1, Brachypodium_distachyon_v3.0, whole genome shotgun sequence:
- the LOC100821656 gene encoding 7-deoxyloganetin glucosyltransferase encodes MGSEAGETLAAPHAVLVPYPAQGHVTPMMKMAKLLHARGFHVTFVNTEFNHRRLLRSRGPAALDGVVPGFRFAAIADGLPFSDADATQDVPQLCQSTMTTCLPRLLSLLATLNDTPSSGVPPVTCLVVDGVMSFAYDAAREIGVPCAALWTASACGFLGYRHYRQLIEQGLVPFKDESQLTDNAFLDAVVPGIRGMCDGMRLRDFPSFLRTTDREDIMLNFFVHEGERLSLPDAVMVNTFDELERKVLDEMREFVLPAPLYTVGPLLLHAHHAVPEGSTPLDALGTNLWKEQDGLLDWLDGHAPSTVVYANYGSITVMTNEQLLEFAWGLAGSGYPFIWNIRPDLVKGDAAVLPPEFLEAVRGRAMLTTWCAQEKVLAHGAVGAFLTHSGWNSTLDGICGGVPMLSWPFFAEQQTNCRYKCTEWGNGMEIGGEVRREALAGMIRQLMEGDEGRGIRRRAAEWKESALRATLPGGSAMANLDTVVRDVLLAKFSGRDGGNYYAKN; translated from the coding sequence ATGGGGTcggaggccggcgagacgtTGGCGGCGCCGCACGCCGTGCTGGTCCCTTACCCGGCGCAGGGCCACGTGACGCCGATGATGAAGATGGCCAAGCTCCTCCACGCGCGTGGCTTCCACGTCACCTTCGTCAACACCGAGTTCAaccaccgccgcctgctccggtcccgcgggccggcggcgctcgACGGCGTCGTCCCGGGGTTCCGcttcgccgccatcgccgacgGGCTCCCCTtctccgacgccgacgccaccCAGGACGTCCCCCAGCTCTGCCAGTCCACCATGACCAcctgcctcccccgcctcctctcgCTCCTCGCCACCCTCAACGACACGCCCTCCTCCGGGGTGCCGCCGGTCACCTGCCTCGTCGTCGACGGCGTGATGTCCTTCGCCTACGACGCCGCCAGGGAGATCGGGGTCCCGTGCGCCGCACTCTGGACGGCCAGCGCCTGCGGCTTCCTCGGGTACCGCCATTACCGGCAGCTCATCGAGCAAGGGCTCGTGCCGTTCAAAGATGAATCCCAGCTGACAGACAACGctttcctggacgccgtcgtCCCGGGGATCCGGGGAATGTGCGACGGCATGAGGCTAAGGGACTTCCCGTCCTTCCTCCGCACCACGGACCGGGAAGACATAATGCTCAACTTCTTCGTGCACGAAGGGGAACGCCTCTCGCTCCCCGACGCCGTCATGGTCAACACCTTCGACGAGCTCGAGCGGAAGGTGCTCGACGAAATGCGCGAGTTCGTCCTCCCGGCGCCGCTCTACACCGTCggcccgctcctcctccacgcccaCCATGCCGTCCCTGAAGGAAGCACCCCGCTCGACGCCCTCGGCACGAACCTCTGGAAGGAGCAGGACGGGCTCCTGGACTGGCTCGACGGCCATGCCCCCAGCACCGTCGTGTACGCCAACTACGGCAGCATCACGGTCATGACCAACGAGCAGCTGCTGGAGTTCGCGTGGGGGCTGGCCGGCAGCGGCTACCCGTTCATCTGGAACATCCGGCCGGACCTCGTCAAGGGCGACGCGGCGGTGCTGCCGCCGGAGTTCCTGGAAGCCGTCAGAGGCCGGGCCATGCTGACGACGTGGTGCGCGCAGGAGAAGGTGCTGGCGCACGGCGCCGTGGGGGCCTTCCTGACGCACTCGGGCTGGAACTCCACGCTGGACGGCATCTGCGGCGGCGTGCCCATGCTCAGCTGGCCCTTCTTCGCCGAGCAGCAGACCAACTGCAGGTACAAGTGCACCGAGTGGGGCAACGGGATGGAGATCGGCGGCGAGGTGAGGAGGGAGGCGCTGGCGGGGATGATACGGCAGCTCATGGAGGGCGACGAGGGGCGGGGGAttaggcggcgcgcggcggaaTGGAAGGAGAGTGCCCTCCGGGCCACGCTTCCAGGTGGGTCCGCCATGGCCAACCTGGACACCGTGGTCCGTGACGTGCTCCTTGCCAAGTTCAGTGGCCGAGATGGTGGGAATTATTATGCAAAGAATTGA
- the LOC100825181 gene encoding SWI/SNF-related matrix-associated actin-dependent regulator of chromatin subfamily A-like protein 1: MTGLGGAGAGGFDDDDDWGLTEEQLDKLERDSYRVLAERKASSSTSSTAPATSPLPNPALSPAARVSSPLRNDVHPASRVSLESRFGKAESPSPSRHSQPTAVNNTQGSLPKTSVQLFLHSSGVIAAKFPYNQKLVDAFHKIPKASWNGKERVWIFPPTSLAIAEEVLHAVPGLAAELHKLDPLVQRAFDAALAVKDLRGLYDRIPTDVESKLMPFQREGVRFSLQHGGRVLIADEMGLGKTLQAIAVASCLHDAWPVLVISPSSLRLHWATMIQQWLNIPTEDILVVLPQTGGSNKAGFRLVYSNTKGDFDLDGVFNVISYDVIPKIQSTLLDLDFKIVIADESHFLKNAQAKRTIASLPVLQKAQYVVLLSGTPALSRPIELFTQLQALYPNVYKNVNEYGNRYCKGGFFGMYQGASNHEELHNLMKATVMIRRLKKDVLSELPVKRRQQVFLDLSEKEMKHIRALFRELETVKIKMQSCDSKEMFDSLKFNQKNIINKIYTDSADAKIPAVLDYLGTVIEADCKFLIFAHHQPMIDAIHQHLLKKKVNCIRIDGQTPVAVRQTLVTDFQNKDDIKAAVLSIKAGGVGLTLTAASTVIFAELSWTPGDIIQAEDRAHRIGQVSSVNIYYLLANETVDDIIWDVVQGKLENLGQMLDGQEKTLDCSQSETRPSPSKQKTLDSYLKRCSTSTETQPSAKNPRF, from the exons ATGACGGGCctaggcggcgccggcgccggcggcttcgacgacgacgacgactggGGCCTGACCGAGGAGCAGCTCGACAAGCTCGAGCGGGACTCTTATCGCGTTCTCGCCGAGCGCaaggcctcctcctccacctcctccaccgctccCGCGACCTCGCCGCTGCCCAATCCCGCCCtatcgccggcggccagggtCTCTTCGCCGCTCAGGAACGACGTGCACCCCGCCTCCAGGGTCTCCCTGGAGTCTCGCTTCGGCAAG GCAGAAtcaccttcaccttctcgGCATAGTCAACCAACTGCAG TGAATAATACTCAGGGAAGCCTGCCTAAGACATCTGTACAGCTTTTCCTACATTCCAGTGGTGTGATTGCAGCAAAGTTCCCTTATAACCAG AAACTTGTGGATGCATTTCACAAGATTCCAAAGGCTAGCTGGAACGGGAAAGAGAG GGTATGGATATTCCCTCCCACATCTTTAGCAATAGCAGAGGAAGTTCTTCATGCAGTGCCTGGATTAGCCGCTGAG CTTCATAAATTGGATCCACTAGTTCAGCGGGCTTTCGATGCTGCTTTAGCTGTCAAAGATCTTCGAG GTTTGTATGACAGGATTCCAACTGATGTTGAGTCGAAGCTTATGCCATTTCAGCGCGAAGGAGTTAG GTTTTCTCTGCAGCATGGGGGCAGAGTGCTGATAGCAGATGAAATGGGTCTTGGAAAGACGTTACAG GCAATTGCTGTTGCTTCTTGCCTTCATGATGCCTGGCCAGTTcttgtaatctctccatcTTCCTTGCGATTACATTGGGCTACC ATGATTCAGCAGTGGCTTAACATCCCTACGGAAGATATCTTG GTGGTATTACCACAGACTGGAGGATCAAACAAGGCAGGATTCAGATTGGTGTACTCAAACACCAAAGGAGATTTTGACTTGGATGGTGTGTTCAATGTGATATcttatgatgtaattcccaagaTACAAAGCACACTTCTGGACTTGGACTTTAAG ATAGTTATAGCTGACGAATCACACTTTTTGAAGAATGCCCAAGCAAAGAGAACAATTGCTTCACTTCCTGTTCTGCAG AAAGCTCAATATGTGGTTTTGCTAAGTGGGACTCCTGCTTTGTCTCGTCCTATCGAGTTGTTTACTCAG CTCCAGGCGTTGTATCCTAATGTGTACAAGAACGTAAATGAATATGGCAATAGATATTGCAAAGGT GGATTTTTTGGGATGTATCAAGGTGCTAGCAATCACGAGGAGCTACATAATTTGATGAAAGCCACCGTCATGATCCGCAGGTTGAAGAAAGATGTTCTTTCGGAGTTGCCTGTTAAGCGTAGACAACAG GTTTTTCTGGATTTGAGTGAGAAAGAGATGAAACACATCCGTGCTCTTTTTCGTGAG TTGGAGACTGTGAAGATAAAAATGCAGTCTTGTGACTCTAAGGAGATGTTTGACTCTCTCAAATTTAATCAGAAAAATATTATTAACAAG ATATACACTGATTCAGCTGATGCCAAAATTCCAGCAGTGCTAGATTACCTCGGCACTGTAATTGAG GCTGATTGCAAATTCTTAATATTTGCACATCATCAACCCATGATTGACGCTATTCACCAACATCTCTTG aaaaagaaagtcaATTGTATAAGAATTGATGGGCAAACACCTGTAGCTGTAAGGCAAACTCTAGTCACGGATTTCCAGAACAAGGATGACATCAAGGCAGCAGTG CTATCCATCAAAGCTGGAGGTGTTGGGTTAACTTTGACAGCGGCAAGCACAGTAATATTTGCTGAGTTGTCATGGACTCCCGGTGACATTATTCAAGCAGAAGATCGTGCTCACCGGATTGGTCAG GTTTCTTCGGTGAACATATATTACCTTCTAGCAAATGAAACGGTAGATGATATTATATG GGATGTTGTTCAAGGCAAACTTGAGAATTTGGGGCAG ATGCTGGATGGGCAGGAGAAAACACTGGACTGTTCCCAGAGCGAGACCAGACCAAGCCCCTCGAAGCAGAAGACCCTTGACTCATACCTCAAGCGATGCAGCACTTCCACAGAAACCCAGCCCAGCGCGAAGAACCCCAGATTTTGA
- the LOC100825486 gene encoding probable transcription factor At5g28040 encodes MQIQAPSIPIPRIPASRNPNPSQIPSPAPMLPAGDGPSAAVAAISFPDADGDGYSEDGDFTDAQFLEPPDPGLLDPTSSSATALLPAAGSAGGSGGGGGGLASSGGGERRPLFQRLWTEEDEIVILRGFAEFTAARGTAFASHQYDTDPFYEDMRRRLQLDFSKSQLVEKLRRLKRKYRNCVSRLRSGGTFSFRSPHEQAIFEIARTIWHHTTNKHGRDPSADSDDEEAAVAAAAAVAATAAPANNTSPNGEVKSPSGRQRRRRRSSEYATPTTPAATILVQPPQPVQVPVSVPVKMDGSLPALQQTPMPVTVTMEGSEPHRFPVTSPQSGVFDAEKNCLMPLFKEMIHAVINIGSNPFGAKLPEPPLRLPMEGERWRNQRILELEVYLKRIELLQEQVKATLEELKSSAPGT; translated from the coding sequence ATGCAAATCCAGGCCCCGTCGATCCCAATCCCCCGAATTCCCGCAAGCCGGAACCCTAATCCCTCCCAGATCCCATCGCCAGCCCCAATGCTCCCTGCTGGCGACGGCCCGTcggccgccgtcgctgccATCTCCTTCCCCGACGCGGACGGCGATGGCTACTCCGAAGACGGCGACTTCACCGACGCCCAGTTCCTCGAGCCGCCCGATCCGGGCCTCCTCGaccccacctcctcctccgccaccgccctgctccccgccgccggctcggcgggcgggagcggcggtggcggcggcggcctagcctcgtccggcggcggcgagcggcggcccCTCTTCCAGCGCCTCtggacggaggaggacgagatcGTGATCCTCCGCGGGTTCGCGGAGTTCACCGCCGCCCGTGGCACGGCGTTCGCGTCGCACCAGTACGACACGGACCCGTTCTACGAGGacatgcgccgccgcctccagctcgACTTCTCCAAGAGCCAGCTCGTGGagaagctccgccgcctcaaGCGCAAGTACCGCAACTGCGTCTCCCGCCTCCGCTCCGGCGGCACTTTCTCCTTCCGCTCCCCGCATGAGCAGGCCATCTTCGAGATCGCGCGCACCATCTGGCACCACACCACGAATAAGCACGGCCGGGATCCCTCGGCCGACTCCGACGACGAAGAggccgccgttgccgccgccgcagcggtCGCTGCCACAGCCGCCCCTGCGAACAACACCAGCCCCAATGGTGAAGTCAAGTCCCCCTCAGGCCGGCAACGGCGCCGCAGGCGCTCGTCGGAATACGCCACTCCAACGACCCCTGCAGCCACCATTTTAGTGCAGCCCCCTCAGCCAGTGCAGGTGCCTGTGTCAGTGCCTGTCAAGATGGATGGCTCGTTGCCAGCACTTCAACAGACTCCAATGCCTGTGACAGTGACCATGGAAGGCTCAGAGCCTCACAGGTTTCCAGTCACGTCACCTCAGTCAGGTGTTTTTGATGCTGAGAAGAATTGTCTGATGCCTCTGTTTAAGGAGATGATACATGCAGTCATAAATATTGGATCCAATCCTTTTGGTGCCAAACtgcccgagccgccgctcAGGTTGCCCATGGAAGGGGAGAGATGGAGAAATCAGCGCATTCTGGAATTGGAGGTGTACTTGAAGAGGATCGAACTGCTGCAGGAGCAGGTGAAGGCGACGCTTGAGGAGCTCAAATCTTCCGCACCTGGGACTTGA
- the LOC106865867 gene encoding hydrophobic protein LTI6A has translation MADEGTANCIDIILAIILPPLGVFFKFACGIEFWICLLLTFFGYLPGIIYAVWVITR, from the exons ATGGCGGACGAAGGCACGGCGAACTGCATCGACATCATCCTCGCCATCATCCTGCCGCcgctcggcgtcttcttcaaGTTCGCCTGCGGG ATCGAGTTCTGGATCTGCCTGCTGCTCACCTTCTTCGGCTACCTCCCCGGCATCATCTACGCCGTCTGGGTCATCACCAGGTAG